A part of Leptospira yasudae genomic DNA contains:
- a CDS encoding methyl-accepting chemotaxis protein: protein MNDITRSIRNFTFQFILVTEVIGFSLAIVASIVFFRSFLELDSSQLQNAIRLTLGVSVFTLAFTVYSDLRKLKPILKYRKVVEQGIIDRETAFAAQRSLTRLPLFHAIEISARIFVTATLIILLRSFTSSVEIADFYNLFAITTILSLSLGVYTFLTTEKLTTQLIESGAFSVIDASSLLKIRLTTSLTMIFIFIVLILAVGVSSLVYKFNYAAVRKSYFNQMINVNETLHILTESIFDEMKSDAEKLIHDPIFLSYAENYKLNEAERFLETLLSRSPKYESISLLQAEGESWRILSGTGTLAKEGESLLKQFHLPSANKVLESVSAERTFVSEPTASPVSGTPVVLILTPISSNAKLYVAYSLRIADLTSKLIGSIQIGKTGYPGLLGASEVVLNHVNPALNLKRLQDFPFYEQVKDYQDNVPVRYLFGGKYKYMILLKNKKYGFITFASVENEEITGEAIVAVYAMAVISFFGLILIGILIHIILRKKLKPLEESQEVLESMAEGNLTQSLKVLALDEIGEMSISINSFNKKVKTVLGKIINASNNLATSSDEMSGALNFISDNAQNQAASSEQISASIEEISAGMDGVEAQTKEQVGLLNKLASDMRLFSDSIHETSRNLDKTLFEVEKITQDAKKGGSSLELTNQSITKISSSSEDIAGVIEIINTISEQIHLLALNAAIEAARAGAAGKGFAVVADEISKLADKTTNSIKDIEQIIQSNEAEIGIGIQNITDTVTVISGIIAGISEINSQMKVVNQFMEHQLSKNDQMNFTAKEVKDRSDVIQGAVREQKIAIEEISRTITTINDLNQSSAASSEELSSSSIGLAKLAEDLKREVDFFKL, encoded by the coding sequence ATGAATGATATCACCCGATCGATCCGCAATTTCACCTTTCAATTCATTTTAGTAACCGAGGTAATCGGCTTCTCTCTCGCGATCGTAGCCTCGATTGTCTTTTTCAGATCCTTTTTGGAGCTGGATTCGAGTCAGCTCCAGAACGCGATTCGTTTGACCTTGGGTGTTTCCGTTTTCACTCTCGCCTTTACCGTTTATTCCGATCTGAGAAAGCTGAAACCGATTTTAAAATACCGCAAGGTCGTCGAACAGGGAATCATCGATCGGGAAACTGCGTTTGCGGCGCAGAGATCTCTGACCCGACTTCCTTTGTTTCATGCGATCGAAATTTCCGCGCGTATCTTCGTCACCGCCACGCTCATCATTCTTCTTAGAAGTTTCACTTCTTCCGTGGAGATCGCCGACTTTTACAACCTATTCGCGATTACTACGATCCTTTCTTTGTCGCTCGGGGTTTATACGTTTTTAACCACGGAAAAATTGACGACTCAGCTGATCGAGTCCGGGGCCTTCAGCGTGATCGACGCTTCTTCCTTGTTGAAGATTCGGTTGACGACCTCGCTTACGATGATCTTTATCTTTATCGTTTTGATTCTCGCGGTGGGAGTTTCGAGTCTTGTGTATAAGTTCAATTACGCGGCGGTTCGAAAGTCTTACTTCAATCAGATGATCAACGTGAACGAAACGCTTCACATTCTCACGGAATCGATATTCGACGAAATGAAATCGGATGCGGAAAAGCTAATACACGATCCGATCTTTCTTTCCTATGCGGAGAATTACAAGCTGAACGAGGCGGAACGTTTTTTGGAAACGCTTCTCAGCCGTTCGCCCAAATACGAATCGATCTCTTTGCTCCAAGCCGAGGGAGAATCCTGGAGAATTCTTTCGGGAACCGGAACTCTCGCAAAAGAAGGAGAATCCCTTTTAAAACAGTTCCATCTTCCCTCGGCGAACAAGGTTCTGGAATCCGTTTCCGCAGAACGAACCTTTGTCAGCGAACCGACGGCTTCTCCGGTTTCCGGAACCCCGGTCGTTCTGATTCTGACACCGATTTCGTCTAACGCGAAACTTTACGTCGCCTATTCCCTTCGAATCGCGGATCTCACGAGCAAACTGATCGGTTCGATCCAGATCGGAAAAACGGGTTATCCCGGTCTTTTGGGGGCGAGCGAAGTCGTTCTCAATCACGTGAATCCCGCCTTGAATCTCAAACGTCTGCAGGACTTTCCGTTTTACGAGCAGGTTAAAGACTATCAGGACAACGTTCCGGTTCGTTATCTCTTCGGCGGAAAATACAAGTACATGATTCTTCTGAAGAACAAGAAATACGGATTCATCACGTTCGCCTCCGTGGAAAACGAAGAGATCACGGGAGAAGCGATCGTCGCCGTGTACGCAATGGCGGTGATTTCCTTTTTCGGTTTGATTTTGATCGGAATTCTCATCCACATCATTCTTAGAAAAAAACTGAAACCCCTCGAGGAAAGCCAAGAAGTTCTCGAATCGATGGCCGAAGGGAATCTTACGCAGTCCCTCAAAGTTCTCGCATTGGACGAAATCGGAGAAATGTCCATCTCGATCAATTCGTTTAACAAAAAGGTGAAAACGGTTTTGGGTAAGATCATAAACGCCTCCAACAACCTCGCGACTTCCTCGGATGAAATGTCCGGAGCACTGAATTTCATTTCGGATAACGCGCAGAACCAAGCGGCTTCTTCCGAACAAATCTCCGCATCGATCGAAGAGATTTCCGCGGGAATGGACGGAGTGGAAGCGCAGACCAAAGAACAGGTCGGTCTTTTGAACAAACTCGCTTCGGATATGAGACTCTTCTCCGATTCGATCCACGAAACTTCCAGAAACTTGGACAAGACCTTATTCGAAGTCGAAAAAATCACGCAAGACGCAAAGAAGGGCGGAAGTTCTCTCGAACTCACCAATCAATCGATCACTAAGATCAGCAGCAGTTCGGAAGACATCGCGGGAGTGATCGAAATCATCAACACGATCTCTGAACAAATTCATCTTCTTGCGTTGAACGCCGCCATCGAAGCGGCAAGAGCGGGAGCCGCGGGGAAAGGTTTTGCGGTCGTCGCCGACGAGATTTCCAAACTCGCCGATAAAACTACGAACAGCATCAAGGATATCGAACAGATCATTCAGAGTAACGAAGCGGAGATCGGAATCGGAATTCAGAACATCACCGATACGGTGACCGTGATCTCCGGTATCATCGCGGGAATTTCCGAAATCAACAGTCAGATGAAGGTCGTGAATCAATTTATGGAACATCAGCTTTCCAAAAACGATCAGATGAACTTCACCGCAAAGGAAGTCAAAGACAGATCCGACGTGATTCAAGGTGCGGTTCGGGAACAGAAAATCGCGATCGAAGAAATTTCAAGGACGATCACGACGATCAACGATCTCAATCAATCTTCCGCGGCTTCCTCCGAAGAACTCAGCTCGAGTTCGATCGGTTTAGCGAAATTAGCCGAGGATCTGAAACGAGAAGTGGATTTCTTTAAACTTTAA
- a CDS encoding tetratricopeptide repeat protein, whose protein sequence is MENPNIEKEEEDKQFAIIKGLAKEAYKLLDSHQYPKAEAKLKELLEKDPHNTYGLVGMGDLFFKKKDYKNAIEYYHKCIQEDPSNKFSLMGLMNCYREMNLLSRVIEVAEDYRHITITDASILSRVADAHRKLKNFKESEIYYMQALQINPKDQYVIVGLGHLYFACQKYKDAIHWWEKLLLIQPDNIKILTEIGNSYRKIKDYDEAIQYYHRAAELDRKNFFALYGLAESYRGKKDFHKANQYWERILEFDPDNKLIINRYADSLRGMGEFDKALECFNRILAEGEDYFALLGKASSLKLIGKRDKAEEIYLDLHKKFPMDPRPLLELSDLYVEIDKPTEAVRLLEDFQKKQPLNEEVKHKLESIRGE, encoded by the coding sequence ATGGAAAATCCTAATATTGAAAAAGAAGAAGAGGACAAACAATTCGCAATCATCAAAGGCCTTGCAAAAGAAGCCTATAAACTTTTAGATTCTCACCAGTATCCTAAAGCCGAAGCGAAGCTTAAGGAACTTCTGGAAAAAGATCCGCATAACACATACGGTCTGGTCGGTATGGGCGACCTCTTCTTCAAGAAGAAAGACTACAAAAACGCCATCGAATATTATCATAAATGTATACAAGAAGATCCCTCAAACAAGTTTTCTCTGATGGGTCTCATGAACTGCTACCGCGAGATGAATCTTCTTTCCAGAGTGATCGAAGTCGCGGAGGATTACAGACATATCACGATCACGGACGCTTCCATCCTGAGCCGCGTCGCGGACGCGCATCGCAAACTGAAGAACTTTAAAGAATCGGAAATTTATTATATGCAGGCTCTGCAGATCAATCCTAAGGATCAGTACGTGATCGTGGGTTTGGGCCACCTCTACTTTGCCTGTCAGAAATACAAGGATGCGATTCACTGGTGGGAAAAACTTCTTCTCATCCAACCGGACAACATCAAGATTCTCACCGAAATCGGAAACTCCTACCGCAAAATCAAGGATTACGACGAGGCGATCCAATACTATCACAGGGCGGCCGAACTCGATCGTAAGAACTTTTTCGCGTTATACGGTCTTGCCGAAAGCTACCGCGGAAAAAAAGATTTCCACAAAGCCAATCAATATTGGGAAAGAATTCTCGAGTTCGACCCGGACAACAAACTCATCATCAACCGTTATGCGGACAGTTTGCGGGGGATGGGAGAATTCGACAAGGCCCTCGAGTGCTTCAACCGGATTCTCGCGGAAGGAGAAGACTACTTCGCTCTACTCGGTAAGGCTTCTTCCCTCAAGCTCATCGGCAAACGCGACAAAGCCGAAGAAATTTATCTCGATCTTCACAAGAAATTTCCGATGGACCCGAGACCCCTTCTCGAACTTTCGGATCTTTATGTGGAAATCGACAAACCCACCGAAGCGGTTCGTCTTCTCGAAGACTTCCAGAAAAAACAACCTCTCAACGAGGAAGTAAAACACAAACTGGAAAGCATTCGAGGCGAATAA
- a CDS encoding helicase, translating into MSNDSVLLQELDKLELNDLKKVATLWNLAKLPYKEKNKNVAYLYETFQDEFYLKGVLEKLTQLQVTIYTSILKNKNVLTLGEISRKVNIPPINVEMELNLLRKYQLVYQRKNRERLTNNLDKYHAFEEIADLVPLDQNLKGDKYKISLEKYLDRKKTTEIADEWKAAVKAPKQLDSIKKFYSIAASEEGIDLNLQSLADLERDTLVRIYLSGGVSEAEDIRSYVVTSRGKYEQIVPALIAKGLVVDVCFVDEKFVRVFAIPDEILKYVQTHPILPSIKKGTKQRTEKLAANDLDFFLNIKKLISYISRKGLVLAKSGKVKQADHKRTEQELLNPDIGIFPEKSQIYQMELILPVLKLLNLVDIKGENIILKGDVNGFNEKDIFEIMKLVVHEVNEARMKRVVPAEVFTATEMPFYDKPILDKCVSLIIKAKRIHLSVIFSNIIREHMILSPGFRTKNFQSDLAELRKEIMSAIFYLHLFGLLEIEYPNRFLGLSKLGEYFFQTGELSHKTEKGGITINPDFTIIAFPDRVSIHGLHILKAFTELKDYDRVYTFVLTKEAFQLGILLGYKPTEFIDFLKNSSKADLAQNLLFLLEDWGGNLPVVDITEDCVLVRTKDQNTMELLLGQIKGKKIVLDEIGPTAVLVDKNRVQDVITVSEKLNLIVNLTR; encoded by the coding sequence ATGAGCAACGATTCAGTATTACTTCAGGAACTCGATAAACTTGAACTCAACGATCTGAAGAAAGTCGCGACTCTCTGGAATCTTGCAAAACTTCCTTATAAAGAAAAAAATAAGAACGTAGCCTACCTTTACGAAACCTTTCAGGATGAATTTTATCTGAAAGGAGTTTTGGAAAAGCTGACTCAGCTTCAGGTTACGATTTATACCAGCATTCTTAAGAATAAAAACGTTCTCACCCTCGGTGAAATTTCGAGAAAGGTGAACATTCCTCCGATCAACGTCGAGATGGAGTTGAACCTTCTCCGGAAATATCAGCTCGTCTATCAGAGAAAAAACCGCGAACGTCTTACAAACAATTTAGATAAATATCATGCGTTTGAGGAGATCGCCGATCTCGTTCCTTTGGATCAAAATCTCAAAGGAGACAAATACAAGATCTCTTTGGAGAAGTATCTCGATCGCAAGAAGACGACCGAAATCGCGGACGAGTGGAAGGCTGCCGTTAAGGCTCCGAAACAACTCGATTCGATCAAAAAGTTTTATTCCATTGCCGCTTCCGAGGAAGGAATCGATCTCAACCTTCAATCTCTTGCCGATTTGGAAAGAGACACTCTCGTCCGTATCTATTTGAGCGGTGGAGTTTCCGAAGCGGAAGACATCCGCAGTTACGTCGTTACGAGCCGAGGCAAATACGAACAGATCGTTCCCGCGCTGATCGCGAAAGGGTTGGTAGTGGACGTTTGTTTTGTGGACGAGAAGTTCGTCCGCGTTTTCGCGATCCCCGATGAAATTTTAAAATACGTTCAGACGCATCCGATTCTTCCTTCGATCAAAAAAGGAACGAAACAAAGAACGGAAAAACTCGCGGCGAACGATTTAGACTTCTTTCTCAATATCAAAAAACTGATTTCCTACATCAGCCGCAAAGGGCTGGTTCTTGCAAAATCCGGAAAGGTAAAACAAGCGGATCACAAACGGACGGAACAGGAACTTCTCAATCCGGATATCGGAATTTTTCCGGAAAAGAGTCAGATCTATCAGATGGAATTGATTCTTCCGGTTCTGAAACTCTTGAACCTCGTCGATATCAAGGGAGAAAACATCATTCTCAAGGGAGACGTGAACGGTTTTAACGAGAAGGATATTTTCGAAATCATGAAACTCGTCGTTCACGAGGTCAACGAAGCCCGTATGAAACGGGTCGTGCCTGCGGAAGTTTTCACCGCGACGGAAATGCCTTTTTACGATAAGCCGATTCTCGACAAGTGCGTGAGCCTTATCATCAAGGCGAAACGCATTCATCTTTCGGTGATCTTTTCCAATATCATTCGGGAGCACATGATTCTTTCTCCCGGATTCAGAACGAAGAATTTTCAGTCCGATCTCGCCGAACTCCGCAAGGAAATCATGAGCGCGATCTTTTATCTGCATCTCTTCGGGCTTTTGGAAATCGAATATCCGAACCGTTTCCTCGGACTTTCCAAATTGGGAGAATACTTTTTCCAAACCGGAGAACTTTCCCACAAAACGGAAAAAGGCGGGATTACGATCAATCCGGACTTTACGATCATCGCGTTTCCGGATCGTGTTTCCATTCACGGACTTCATATTCTCAAAGCGTTTACCGAACTCAAAGACTACGATCGGGTTTATACCTTCGTTCTTACCAAGGAAGCGTTCCAATTGGGAATTCTGCTCGGATACAAACCGACCGAGTTCATCGACTTCTTAAAGAATTCCAGCAAGGCGGATCTCGCGCAGAACCTTCTCTTCTTATTGGAAGATTGGGGCGGAAATCTTCCGGTCGTCGACATCACCGAGGATTGTGTTCTCGTTCGTACGAAGGACCAAAATACGATGGAACTTCTTTTGGGACAGATCAAAGGAAAGAAGATCGTGTTGGACGAAATCGGTCCAACGGCGGTTCTCGTGGACAAAAACCGCGTTCAGGACGTGATCACGGTTTCCGAAAAACTCAATCTCATCGTAAATCTCACCCGTTAA